In a single window of the Azospirillum thiophilum genome:
- a CDS encoding 2-dehydro-3-deoxygalactonokinase: MDHTVTSSAEPALIALDWGTSSLRGFLMDGEAGILAERASAHGIQNLPQPGPAGFEAALAGLCGDWLDAYPSLPVVAGGMVGSAQGWVEAPYVATPADAATLAGHAARVKTAAGRVIPIAPGVLHDAPDGIPDVMRGEEIQIAGALAENADWARNACVAMPGTHSKWVRVADGRITGFSSYMTGELFAVLKTHSLLGRLMPADREASPEDEDEAFAIGIRAAQAAGPGDLPHQLFATRTLGLTKRLPAESLAHYLSGLLIGHELRSGLAALRTEFPADTPLLLIGDPRLCRRYTRGLAGFGVTPTAQLGNTAPRGLFQFAAAAGLLPSAAASAGPAVTASITSAP; this comes from the coding sequence ATGGACCACACCGTAACCTCCTCCGCCGAGCCCGCGCTGATCGCGCTGGACTGGGGCACGTCGAGCCTGCGCGGCTTCCTGATGGATGGCGAGGCGGGCATCCTCGCCGAGCGGGCGTCGGCCCACGGCATCCAGAACCTGCCGCAGCCCGGCCCAGCCGGGTTCGAGGCGGCGCTGGCCGGCCTGTGCGGCGACTGGCTCGACGCCTACCCCAGCCTGCCGGTGGTCGCCGGCGGCATGGTCGGCAGCGCACAGGGCTGGGTCGAGGCCCCCTATGTCGCCACCCCGGCCGACGCCGCGACGCTTGCCGGCCATGCCGCACGGGTGAAGACCGCTGCCGGCCGCGTCATCCCGATCGCCCCCGGCGTCCTGCACGATGCGCCGGACGGCATCCCCGACGTGATGCGGGGCGAGGAAATCCAGATCGCCGGCGCCCTGGCCGAAAATGCCGACTGGGCACGGAATGCCTGCGTCGCGATGCCCGGCACCCATTCCAAATGGGTCCGTGTCGCCGACGGCCGGATCACCGGCTTTTCCTCCTACATGACGGGCGAGCTGTTCGCCGTCCTGAAGACCCATTCGCTGCTCGGCCGGCTGATGCCCGCCGACCGCGAGGCCTCGCCCGAGGACGAGGACGAGGCGTTCGCCATCGGCATCCGCGCCGCGCAGGCCGCCGGTCCGGGTGACCTGCCGCACCAGCTGTTCGCCACCCGCACGCTCGGCCTGACCAAGCGCCTGCCCGCGGAAAGCCTGGCGCATTACCTCTCGGGCCTGCTGATCGGGCATGAACTTCGCTCCGGCCTCGCAGCGCTGCGAACGGAGTTTCCGGCCGATACGCCGCTGCTGCTGATCGGCGATCCCCGGCTGTGCCGCCGCTATACCCGCGGGCTGGCCGGCTTCGGCGTCACGCCGACCGCACAGTTGGGCAACACCGCTCCCCGCGGCCTTTTCCAGTTCGCGGCCGCAGCCGGGCTGTTGCCGTC
- a CDS encoding IclR family transcriptional regulator: MTKQIMGGIVEEADQKAEAGKPQGAGTQTLLRGLTLLNCVAEGVCDVKGIAARLGTPRSTTHRMLVSLVAEGYLHHIPYKGYLLGPKLIQLGMKALEQRPLVAVARPHIEALAKATGDTVHLGVEEHGEVFYLDKIPGTRGLEMRSRTGQRMPIASTGLGKALMLGMTPARWAALHALTCPPNLPADRPRPADWPLFEAQLNRYVAQGWAMDLEENELGIRCVSAPVRDGRTLVVAAISVASAVPYMPDDRMAALGPLVRATADAISKDLGWTTP; this comes from the coding sequence ATGACAAAACAAATCATGGGCGGAATCGTCGAAGAGGCGGACCAGAAGGCAGAGGCAGGCAAGCCGCAAGGCGCCGGCACGCAGACCCTGCTGCGCGGCCTGACCCTGCTGAACTGCGTGGCGGAGGGGGTGTGCGACGTGAAGGGGATCGCCGCCCGGCTCGGCACCCCGCGCAGCACCACCCACCGCATGCTCGTCAGCCTGGTGGCGGAAGGGTATCTCCACCACATTCCGTACAAGGGCTATCTGCTGGGCCCGAAGCTGATCCAACTCGGCATGAAGGCGTTGGAGCAGCGGCCGCTGGTCGCCGTCGCCCGCCCGCACATCGAGGCGCTGGCAAAGGCGACCGGCGATACCGTCCATCTCGGCGTCGAGGAGCATGGCGAGGTCTTCTATCTCGACAAGATCCCCGGCACCCGCGGCCTGGAGATGCGCTCCCGCACCGGGCAACGCATGCCGATCGCCTCGACCGGCCTGGGCAAGGCGCTGATGCTGGGCATGACCCCGGCACGCTGGGCGGCGCTCCATGCGCTGACCTGCCCCCCCAACCTGCCGGCCGACCGGCCGCGGCCGGCGGACTGGCCGCTGTTCGAGGCGCAGTTGAACCGTTACGTCGCCCAGGGCTGGGCGATGGATTTGGAAGAGAACGAACTCGGCATCCGCTGTGTCTCCGCGCCGGTGCGCGACGGGCGGACTCTGGTGGTGGCGGCGATCAGCGTCGCCAGCGCCGTCCCCTATATGCCCGACGACCGCATGGCGGCGCTCGGGCCGCTGGTCCGCGCCACGGCGGATGCGATTTCCAAGGATCTGGGATGGACCACACCGTAA